TTGGCATGGCTCGACATGGCTCAGCATGACTTGGCAGAGCTTGGCACAGCACTATGGCTTAGGCTCAGCTTGACATGCCGGCTGGGGGGAGCCATCCACGCCACCTCCCTGCCCCGCTGGGGAAAGTGCCTTTTTGTGCCACCAGCGTGACCCAGAGCAGCCCTTGCTGAACCAGCACCCAGACAGGAGCCCACGAGGGGCTAGGACTAAGATTCAGGTCCACAAAACATCCTCTTCCAACAGCGGTGCcttccagccagccagcagcatcTGGGAAAGGCGAGACCTGCCACCGTGGCCACTGCCCATGCAGCTCCTCAACCACACAGATGTTGTTTCACAAACCCCTCTAGGAGCAGGACAAGTTTGCTTAAACCACAGGCATTTACACCTTGTGTGTCACCACACAAGGATTTGTTGCCTTTATGCTGTGTCTTTGTTCTTCAAATACCTCACAGTTCCTTACTCATCTTTCCTAAGCCCTCTCACAAAGGAGGGGCAGGCGTGTgggatagatggatggatggatggatggatgccCTTTCATTAGGTCAAGTTCTCTCAGGCAAGCACCGAGCTCCAAGCACAGTTTTGTCAGTGAGCACATTGTCGACTACAGCACAaaccctgctcctgctccaacTGCTCCCACCACTCCTCAGAGAAGGAATGAGCTTGTAAGAAAGGGAAAGTGACATTGCTCTTTCAGTTTGGTACTAAGAGGAACCATCTTAGTACCAAAGGGTATCACCAAGATACCCTTTGATGTTTATTAAAGGCCTGTCTGAACAGCTCCTGTGCAGCAAAGCCTGCCCAGCTTGCACAGGGCTGGAAGCCACCTACCAATTACTATTGCACCCAGCCCACAATAAACAGAGAGGGCCCTTCGAGCTCAGGGATGGCACCTGTGTGCAAGTCAAAAGCACAGGCCTGGGTTATCACTGCTACCACTGGagggaaaaacacaaaacaattacatttgccacttctttatGCTGTAACTCAAAAATTAGGACTTAGTaacaaggagagggaaggaaagcagcagtatcCTGCTGGGACTGCCTGCTTTGAGTAGGAAAAACACCGGGAGTGAGGCTTAAGGGGCAACAACACAGCAAGTGGAAGCGGAGATCCCTGCAATTAACCCTGGCCTGGGTTGGTCGCTGCATACAGTCATGTAAAATTATTCATCATACACAATAATGTAAAATTAGAAGTCAGGGGGTTTTAGTAGTTACTTTATTACAGTTACAAACCCAAGTTAAAATCACTACGATATTCACAGCTGGCTAGAGCAAGGTTCTAACTTCACTGAACACTGACAGTGCTCCAAAGGTACAGAAACACTGACTGTTTCCACTCTGCTCTCTAGGTTAAGACTACAGACAGCACCTCCAGCAGCCTGGGACAGCCCTTCGTGCTGGATTAGAGGACAGGACCCACATTTCCAGTGCAAAGGCAAAGTTCTTTCAAGATTATGGATTAAACTGTACCCAACATGTTCACAGCTCGGGATGGAATGAAGGACCCGGATTAAATCAACTCCATTCACCGCAGAAATTCCAGAGCCACACATACAAATATTCACAAAGAACTGGACACAATCTAACAAGAACTAGGGACCTTGCTGACGGACTCCCTTGCTGACCTGCAGGACAGTCATCAGGCTCCTGCTACCCCAAGAGACCCCACTTTTTTTAGTCACCAGTGGCATGGTCTGAAGGAGCACAGCCCAGGCCAGCCATAGGACAACCTGTGGGCTTGTCAGTTGAAGTCCTCCTTGATAGGGGTACAACCTGAGAAGAAGCTGGTGTTGTTACTCAgcattctcttctttctcttcacaAGTGGGATCTGGTTCTCTTGGGACTCCTCATCTCTCAtgagcagggaagcagcagtgctgggcttCTTCAGGAATGTGTCTTGGTCTGTGATGTCTTTCAGGACCtatcagaaaggaaaggaagggaagttGAGTTGGTCAGTGCCTTGAAGAAGCCAGCCAGCTTGCACTGGAGCTTGGAGACAGCACATACAGAAGTTGCCAGGCCAACATCAGGagttgctttatttctttaaaagtcaAAATTCTAAAGACAAATTCATGGACTGAGCAGGAAGACAGCATTTGGAGCAGTGTAGAGAGGGCACGTCTCGGGTATGTGAATTCGTTTAGCTGAAGTGAAATTACAGCTGCCAAGCCAGAGTACACAGTGACTTCAGCCACGGTGCACTTATTGTTCACTGTACGCAGTGGCTTAAGAACAATAAATTTGGACTTAGATGTGATTGTGTCCTATGAGCTCTGCCAATACCAGACTCTCATTGCTGGAGGGCGCAGCAGGAAAGCATGGTAAACCTGTGTGGCAGAATTTTAGTATGAAAAGAATACAGCAGactcaaaacaaacacaagctgGTTTGACAGCTGCAGTCTGGTCAGAATTTTCTAGCACCAGTCTGTCATTCTGTttgtttcgggtttttttcttacagatcCATCAGTAGCCATAAACAACACGCACACACATTTAGAGCCCCTCCTCGCCCTTACACCTTTAGGCAGTACCTTGGAGGTTGGTATGGGGCACACAGGCTGAAAGAAGGTCTCTCCCACAGTCACTTCAGCGAGGTCTTGAAGTTTGAAGGAACCTTCAGAGTCCCTTCCTTGGTCCTCACTCTGCGCAGCATCCTGAGGGCAATACTATTTTGAAGCACTTTTACAACATccattcctcccttccccaccaacagctgaagaaatacCAGAGGTCCCTAAGCACCCTTCTCTCCAGTTGTGAAGTAATTCATAATCCAGGGTGCCAGATGCCTCTGCCAGGCAACTGCCTTCATAAGAGAGTCAATAATTAAAGAATTGCTATGGGAGATCTCTGCTTCAAATATCAGAAAGACTAAGGCACTCAGGCAGACATTTCTAGCAAGAGTTCCAATGAACATCAGTTGCTCTTGAACCTTCCTGATGCTacaaaccccaaccccaaattatctctttccattcttttacaaaaacaaaacaaaaataacctgaaaatGGCTTAAGCTTTCGTGCCATCTGAAGCCAAAGATACAACTTTTATATACcaagtgcaaaagaaaaacctaaacTGTTTGTCCTCACATTCACGGCTGACAATCGGTGGCAGGTAAATCTATGGGACATCTCCCAAATGTCTATCTTCAGTGCAGAGGAGAGCTTTGGGCTCCGCACAGGGCAACACTGAATTAGTGACATTTATAGATGTTTCAGTGAGGTGCATGTGCTTTACCTTGACAAACTGTGTGTGTATACTAACAGCATAAGCACTTACCCCTTCATCCAGCTTTGCTTAAACACTGTGTAGTGTGGGTGTAAACGCAGCACTACTCACCGGAAAGCCAGAGtctctgtttctgcatttgGCAGAGTCACAGCTACAGCCATCGGTGCAGCCCaccttctgcttcctgcagccacACTGCCTGTTTCCACACCGGCCCTTGCAGGAGCACTGAGTGAGAGAAGAGTTCTGTGTAGAAAGAGCTTTGGTGGTTTATATACTGCTTCTAGATTGCTACTGCAGCACACCACAGTGGGAGCAGTACACAGGGATATCATGACAGGccatcccttccccccccccaaaataggCTCCATGAAGGAATAAGACTGCTATAAGGGTTCACTATTTTGCTGTTGTCTGAAACACACAGGCCAGTTCAGCCACAGGCAGCTGGACAGAACATGTGTGCCTCATGGTGGAAGAAAACTTGTCCAATGAAAAACTATTTAGGAAGGTGTCACTGACCACAGGCAAACTTTTGCTCTTTCTAGATCCTTAGAGATACAAGCCAGTGATTCTTTCATAGGTAACAACGAGTCAAAGGTAACTGGATCTTACCCCCATCgtgcttttctttgttcctttgaCTGCTTTTACTGGAATCCACTCTGCATCGTCCATCTCTGCTCCGGACTCCCCTGACTCAGAGAACAGCTCTTCCACATCCATTTCTGGGATTAGTGTACGGGGTTTTGCTGTTGTCTGCCGGCGAGTCTTTGGCTACACAGAGAAATTACAAGCATTGAGGCCCCAGAAAAAATAATGGGTTTACATTTTATTAAGGCACTTCAGAGTCCCATCACCACAGCCCATTCCTCTCAGCCAGCCAGGAAGGCTGTACGGTTAGGGAGGAGAGAATATGAGATTGTCAGGATTAAAAATTCAACGCTATAGTTGACAAATCCTTGGAAAGTTAATAATTTGTGTCACAGTCTTggcaaaataaagttttaaatcaTTTATTCCTCCCAGCACTAAGATTTGGCCTTTTTGCAAAGTAATGATTCAGAGACTGGAAATACTACAACGAGTAAACACCTGGATTACAAAGGAGGACACAGAGCGAGACATActtaaattaagaaaacaagtttggatttttgtttgtctttttttcttttttttaagattgaAAACACTTCTGTAAGCCAGTTTCAGAGCATTCCGAAACCAGAAGCCTTAAGGACTGCCTGAAGTACAGACAAGGCCAACTTCAACAAGCAGAACAAGATgccttgtaaaaaaaaaaacttgagAGAAAGAAACTAAGACTATTAATAGCCAACATTAACTTTTGAAGAGAACTCAGGTACAATACAAGTATGAAAACTGATATGCAGCATCTTTACTTTGGGTGGAATGTAATCAAAAGAAGAATCTGGGGACTCTGATGGCATTTGCCGAACGTGATGGAGCTTCTGTCCACTGGCAACTTGGACGAGCAGCAGTTTCTGTTAAGAGGGACAAAAGTTAGAAAAAGGTTTGCAAAACACATTAACCCAACTGCCAGGAAGCTCTTATGACTTGCATCTGTACAGATCTCTACCTGTTTAAGAGTGTCGTTTTCATGGAGAAGTTCTTGGTTCTTCTCGCAGAGCTCCCTCATTTTCTCCAGCTCTTCTTCCTGTTCACAAGACAAGATGAAATCTGTAGGCTTACATGCAGGAGGTAGCACAAGTCTGGGAGAGATTCTTTTGTTTCGATCTTTCCTGCAACACCAGAGGGGGTTCTTTGTATTCTCCATCAGGAGATCACCTCTGACTTCTAGATGAGGAAAATCATTAGTTACGTTTTAGGTGTAACGCCACCAATGTGGAGAGCAGCTGATCCTTTCAGAGTGACCATTTACTACCTAAAATTCTCTCTGTTTCTAAGGTTTACCTCCAAATTAGGTGCACCTAGGACCGATTTTGCTTTAATACATTGCTGAACACACCCTTCCACAAGAGCTTGGTACACGACTTCATTCTTTTAGGGACAAGAAAAGGTGCagcatgtaaaatatttatatgatcAAGCTAAAGTTCTTCCACTGCACAGCACAATAGAAATATGCTCAGCAAAGGATTAGTAATAGCATATTGAATATCGTAACTACAGGTGTTCTGAGCATGGAAGTTTACGTGAGCTGGTCAGATTGAGACGGGTCTCAACactgcatttacatttatttaatggAAGAAGAtacataagaggaaaaaatccacAGGCTTATTCAAACCTGTGTAGCAATTGGCCCCTGCAGCCAACTGAACTGAGCAACCTTAGCTACAAATGGAAATACTCTCAATCCTTCTTCACCTTCCTTACTCTAAAGCTACTATTCCAAGTAGCAGGTAATGAGCACACCCTCCCCAAGTCACATCCAGACCCTCTACCTGGAACCTAAGTCGCTCTTGCAGCTGTTCCTCCCGCTCATTTAGTGAATCTTccaatttcttctctgctgcttctttttgctGAAATTGGCTAAGCAGGTACAGAACCTAAAAGCAAGTTAATAGGGTAGAGACAAACAGGCATGAATTCCTAAAGAGACATCTGGCAGCCCAGGAAAAGGCCTTAACTTCAGAAAGATTCTTTCTGCCACTTCAAAGCATGATTCCAATCTGATCTACTTTTAAATTGTCTTGTGCTCAGGTGTAACATTCTCATTTAAAGGACTGCAAAATGTTATTGAATAAACCATTTTGGATAGGTTTATTCAATATGGTTGAATAGGACCATATTGAATGGTCCTATTCAATATGGACTTGGATAGGACAGAAGATGAACAGGGAGATTCCTTGTTAATTATCTGCAAAAGTCTAACAAATCTTCATCAGATATACAGCAACAGATTTCAGCACATCCCCTTTCCCTTTATCCCTGAGCCCCTTTAGGAATCACAGTCCCAAGACACAGGAGCTCTCAAGATTTCTATCACtttgttttaccttttcctgGTGGTGTTGTTCCTGCAGCAAAAGCTGATTTTGGAACTCAGTCTCCATCTCTGCTATGTGGTTTTGCTCTTCAGCCAGCTTCTTTTGTATGTCTGAACAGCTGGCTTTGCACTGCTGAAAGCTACTCTCCAACTTGCTTTCTTGCACTTTTGAGGAGACCAGCTGAAAGACAGAAGCAAGATGATTGCTTGGGTCAGTGAGTTCCAGTTCCATGTTTCTTAATGCCTGTTGGGACAGACATGCTGCAGTCTGAAggcaaagcatttctgttactTCCAGACACCCTCAGAATTGGACTGGCCATCAGCAACAAGGAGATTAGATGAGAGAGCCAGAGCTAGATATCTGACAACTGGTATGGAGATGCAAACCAGCAGGAAGTCTTGTTAACAGTTCTAGATTAATCTCCTTTCCTGCAACACTTTCAATCTGAGTACTAGGGGGACCTCAAGAAAGAATTCTCTCCCATATTAGctgctttattcttttcctttaatttccaAACACCAGGGACTGATATATGATTCTGTCATTCAGTTGCTCTTTCCTTAATCACACATTAGCGCAATTCCTACTTGCCCCTACCCCCAACAAGAAGTCTTGTTCAGGCTTCTCTCGTCTCAACATCCATTCCATGGCTTCCGCTCTAACCCTAGAGcactctctttctttccctacaGATTGCCTACTTGTTCAATAAGCCTtagatacttcttttttttcctcttccacttTTGAGATTGGTCTCTTCCCTTTTACTATTCCCATGCAagtccttttcttttgtaagcATAGCTTTAGCCAGTATCTCCAGGACTGTGTCTATTCcatttccctcttccctgttttttgatttttcactCCCTAAACTGATCTATagtacaggaaaatattttaatcagaagTTGTGAGTGAAATAAATCTCATCCGGTACAAGAGCGCTTCATGAATTCATCCCTGCTGTCAGCTTATTAGTAACTTCCTTTCATCCCTGGCTAAGCAGACTTACAGCCTTTGTTTTTAGTGATTTAAATAGGATAATTCAGAATTTACCTCTCCAAGGAGATACTTCAAAGCACATTTAGCTTCTAGAATTGTTGCAATATTGTCCCAACGCTGTTTTGAACGATCTCCATTGTCTGCATCTAAGAGTTTCTGCTGCAGATCAGCTATCTGGGCACTCCTTTGGAAGAATATATGTATTTGAGgttacaaaacagaagaaaaactgggCTAGTGACTGGGCTAAAATTACTGATATcagaatattagaaaaaatagtTCAACTTAAAATTTTGTCCATTTAATGAAGTGCAGTGTTTCCCTCGTACAGAGATGctcacaaacagaaagaaaaagcaatcctAATGTCTGAGTAGTGTCCCCACAACTCCACATTCTGGAAAAATTCAAGCCAGGAGAACCACATGGTCTTCTCATTTTTACCGTCAGTGTAGAAgttattttactttctcttctgtttcacagaaGAGTTgtagaaagagaagaggaaaaaaaacctgcccCCAAAACGGAGCAAGGCCATGCAAATCAGCTTTGTTGTACTGCCTCACCTGAGCCCCATCTCAGTTTCCAGGCTTTCTATCTGCTTCGCTACGGAAAGGTCTGCCTCCGATGCCTGCAAATCTGCGATGGAGTAGGTGCGTCTCTAAAGAATTACAGCAATGGACGGAAGTGAGCAATAAGTGAAGAAATACACACAAGATTGGGCTTTCATTTACAGACATTTCAGCAAAGAGGAGCCATACTATTATAAAAGCCTCAAGTATCTTTCCACAGCTTAAATTACGTTGCTCCTCCTCAGAGTTTTTGATTAAGGGGTGTGACCCACTCGACTTTATTTCCTTTGCCGAGATTCCCAGCTTGAACAGAATCTGTTTCTAGGCCTAAAAGTAGCAGAAAGCCTCTAAAATGGTGGTTTCAAGATGTGTTTCTTCTGTACGACCATCTTGAAAGATTTTTGCAATCTAGCATGTCTGCCGCCCAAGCCCATTTTACACTTTCTAGCTTTGGGTGTGACCCACTCGTACCCTTCGTATTTAGTGCATTAAGAAACAAGTTATTTCAGCAACTCTGTTCCCTGATATCCCAGAGGACAGTAACAACATTAAATGATTTCATCCAGAAAGGTAACCATCTCCATCCCTACCATCCAAGGTAAAAGGTCAAACAGAAGCGAATCAGAGTAAGTGACAGTATTTGCTGAACAGCCAGAGGTGTGAGGCAGGGAAAACGGTATTTACTCCTCTCTTACCCGGAGCTTTAGAGGTGGGTTTTCCCCAgcctctttctttgttttaagctGAAGGATCTCCTGTGCCAAGATCTTTCTGTCCTCCAGAAGGTCTGCAAGGTGCCGTCGAGCCTCTTCAGTACTAACGAGAACCTCTACTTCGTTTGCAAGCCAGCTCTGGAGGCAAAAACCAACatcaaaccccaaaacccagtaTAGTGGTTCACTATAGTCTCAATTTCAGGACTGCATCcctctctgaaatgctttcaCAGATAACCTGAATAATCGTACTGCCTCCCTTAAAATGTTCCCCCACGttcctcccctctgctctccagccaTCAACCCCAGCAGCACCGAGTTCACAGAGATAAGTCTACTCATTGTTGAAATGCACAACATCTTGTCACCCACTTTTACTCGTGCAGCAACTCCTTCCATTCCTCGATTTTGACTTTCCTTCCGTTTATCTGCAGCCTCCTGTTGTTTCTGCAGAGCATCCTTTAGGCGCTTGTTAGCGGCTGCTGcctgtaaaacattttacacAAGAGCTGAACAGTAGATACTTCACTTGATCTGCAATGGTTGAAAACATGATGCATTCACAATGCAAGCCAGACACTGAGGCAGTAAAAGAGAGCATAAGGTTAATAAGATCAGAGCAACTTCAGGATTAAGTGACTTGAGTCTTTGACTTTATTTCCTTTGCCAAGATTCCCAGTTTAAATAGTATCTGTTTCTAGGCCTAAAGGCCTAAAGGTAGCAGAAGGCCTCCAAAATGATGGTTTCAAGATGTGTTTCTTCTGTACGGCCATCCTGACAGATTTTTGCAATCTAGCATGTCCACCACCCAAGCTCATTTTACACTTTCTAGCTTGGGTGTCTGAAACAGATTTGCCACAGAAGCCTGATGTTCAAAGGGTAATTCAGCCTTTAAGGATCAGATTTAACTTCAATCCCTCAAAGGCTGCAGACAGAAGCATAGTATTTTtctacagagagaaaagcaccTATTTCCAGACTTTCAAACTGCTTTGAGGAAGTTTCTGCATATTCTATTATGACCTCCAACCACACTTTGCAGACCTTTAGGAATCAGTTGGGAGTTTCTAGCAGATATGGGCTCCTTTACCTCTTCTGTTTTGCGCCGAAGTACATTGGCCTGCTTCTGGAAATCTCGTTCTAGCTTCAGGAGCTCATATTGTCTCTTGCGATCCTGCAGGGAAATAATGTTAAGACAGATGGAAAAATCACCCCTCACATTAATACCTGTGGCCAGATTCACAATTCTTGAAACAGAATAATTGTTTGCTGTTCCACAATGCAAGTGTTTCATAATTTCACTGATCACTACAAGCTTAAGACACGTAGTGCCTTTAAGAACAAATGACTGTTAGGCTTAAAGTGACTAGAAGGGCCTTCACACCTTCCATTAAAAAGGTTTTGAAGCCTAAAAGCTGTAAGAGACTACAAACAAGTTTAAGACTTCGCACCCCAAAGCAAACTGGTTACAGTAAGAATTCCTGTGAGGCCAGAACTCAAGAGGTACATGTTTGCAGCTGGATTTCATTAACAATTCTGTTCACCTGCGAATTCAATATTCCTTTGAAAGTTTAAATACCTCCCATTCTGTGGCCAAGCCCTAGAactttaaatgcttaaaaatattcaatatttttGCCTTCTGCTTTAGATCTGAATCATGACAACTGTGTTGATAGCTTTAAGATCTCCAGACACAAGTGAGTCCATTTATGACAACTGGTGAAAGGTGGCAACCATATGAACTAACATTATCTTCAAAGAATTCCCCAGGTGTTTTTCAGATGCTTGCTAGTTAAGCAAAGCCTTGCAGCAAACACTTTAATGATTTGTTTCACTCTTCAGAGGGAGGTACAGTTTAGGGGCATATTGTTTGCTCACCAGTTCTTTCAGCTGGATCACTTCCTTGTCCTTCTGTTGTTTCCACTGCCTGAATTTCTCAGCATCCTCTTTCATTTGGCGCATCAGCTGTACCCtttggtttttcatttcctgaaaaatagAAGGGGCTGGAATTGTCCAGCACTTGCATCCTGGGTAGTTTCGAACTACATTCCCCTAGCGTGTCTGTCAGGGGTGGGGAGTGGCAGAAGGGAAGTATTAGTGTGCTGCCCACCTGGAGTACTTGCCTACGGACGCTCTCAAAGTGCTAAACCTGAGAATTCATTTTTTAAGGCATAAAGGGAAGGCTAACACATGCACAACATataaaaggaaatcaaagtCAAGTCAAGAGATTTGACTGAGTCAATAAATTATCAGAATAGCCAGAAGACACTTAGGACTTCTTTTACTCCTCCAAGTCTCAGTAGCCATCTGCCTATTCTGTTACATCAGCAATTGTGGTCGCGTAACATAAGGAATCTtacaaaaaccaaactaaacagAAAGTGAGCGCCTTCTGTCAGAAAGCTGCTTTATCGACACTAGAGCAAGCCTGAGAACTGCATGCTAAGGTTAGTTACCCTGATCTCTTGGTTCAGCTTGGAGACAGTACGTTCTGTAGATTCCTTCAGCTTTAAGAGCTTTGCCTGCTCACtcagctttttcttcagctCATTAATTTGTCCTTCCAACTCCTGAAGTCTTTTCCGACGCCGTTCACTAAGTCTGTGAAGAAGCCGCACTTTACAAACAggccccccccccaaactgtTACTCTTGAACAAGTACTCTCCAACTTTAAAGACACCTTATGAAAAACGAAGCAATTGTCTTTCCAACTGATGAAAACCCACTATCAGGCTTTTCTGCAGTTCATACAACTCACATGCCATGTCAAAGGGATGCATCTGCATCAAAATAAGAGCTTTTACAAGTACCAGATGTGCAAGACAATGAGTTTTCACAGGCACATTAACACAATTTTCAGCACCATAAGCACACAGCTCTCATAGTCACCCTTACTTGGCCTGGTTGACATCCTTCTTTGCCATATGTAGAGCAAGGATCaactcctccttttctttttgcaaactGCTGACCTCAAATTCCAGATCCTTGATATTAGTCTAGAAAGAACAAGAATAGTAAGCCTCCAAATAAAAACCTTGAAATTACACTCCAAGACAAAGCTTTACAACAGGAGGCCTTAAGAAACCATGTTCTTTTCCAACAGACTGTAAACCACCTTGTCTAAAAGCAGTACCAGTGTCAAAATGGCCAGTCTGCCATACACTGAGATCTTAGTCAGTCTACAGAACCACTGTGACAAACTAAAAGTTATGACTGAACAATTTCAGAGACAGGAGATCCCAGCACAGCTAGTGAACAGATCAGCTGGCTGTACTGTAAGAGTTAACAATGAAGTACTTgcattttgcttggtttggCCAAGCAAACCTCCAagtaaaaagcagagaagcccATTTCACCTAGAACAGCGAGTGGCTAACcgtgtccaaggccaggctggatggagtcttgggtgacatggtttagtgtgaggtgtccctgcccatggcaagggggttggaactagatgatcttcaggtcctttccaaccctaactattctattaCTCTATGATTTCAGGGAAAAGACTGTCTTCTGGTGGTAGAGCTATTTGTAAGATAGCTGGGCATGACAATCCCCCCCTTTTCTGCTGACACCTGTAGTTAATTCCCCACTATGCCCAAGAGAGCAGCGACCCAGCTTAAGGAAACAGACTCAATGAGAACATGCTCATGAAAGGACAGATcgtctcctcctttccctcttcagCATGGACTGACTGCATTAATTggtgaaaaaataaactgaacatATCCTTACCAGAACTATTTCAAAAGAGCTTACCTGGTATTGGGACTGAATGGGCTCCAGCTGACTATCGTTCTGTGTCATTTTTTTGGCAAGTGCCTCTTTCAGAGCCAGGACTTTATCCAATTCAAGCAGCTCTTTGGACATCTGTGCTTGACGAAGGGCATGTTGAGTGGTGAAGTTGTCTGAGGATCTCTTGGTATTGTGGCccatttctgcttcctgaagGAGACACAGCAATAAGCAGGAGAGGCCAATCCAATCCACCTCTGTGATCACAGGTTCTGCAGAACACTTCAGATTcacattttacataaaaaagTAAGATACTCAAAATTAAAGGTTATGGATCTTTAATATATTGACCAAATAAGAGCTTAAAAAGGCAGCACATACAAAAGTGACACGTTATTTCCCAAACATCTGGATTAGAAAACTAGGATAAGGATGCAGATAGGAGAGATGAGGGGATAAACACATGCCACTGGTAAGGTCTGCACTGCTGGACTCCCCTCACTTACAGCTGTAGCATCCTGTCCAGAGTTTgccacctctgcagcagcttctgctctgGCAGCATTTTCACTCTGTAtaggacaaagagaaaataaagagaaaataattttggttaAGAATGAAAGatgagaacgaagaccttaggcccactgtaggagaggatcaggttcgagaccatcttaagaacctgaacgtgcacaagtccatgggacctgatgaaatccatccacgggtcctgaaggagctggcgaaggaagttgctaaaccactgtccatattcgaaaaatcctggcagtca
Above is a genomic segment from Strigops habroptila isolate Jane chromosome 9, bStrHab1.2.pri, whole genome shotgun sequence containing:
- the KIF4A gene encoding chromosome-associated kinesin KIF4A isoform X2, with protein sequence MLAVAAPPSQRAAAGTGRPRCLKMVKEDAKVIPVRVALRCRPLVPKETSEGCQSCLSFVPGEPQVVVGNDKSFTYDYVFDPSVEQEEVFNTAVSPLIRGIFKGYNATVLAYGQTGSGKTYSMGGTYTASQEDEPSVGVIPRVIKLLFKEKEQRQDWEFVLKVSYLEIYNEDILDLLCPSRERPSQISIREDPKEGIKIVGLTEKNVTCAQEMVFCLEQGNNSRTVASTAMNSQSSRSHAIFTICIDQKKKSDKNSSFHSKLHLVDLAGSERQKKTKAEGDRLKEGININRGLLCLGNVISALGDENKKGGFVPYRDSKLTRLLQDSLGGNSHTLMIACVSPADSNLEETLNTLRYADRARKIKNKPIVNLDPQAAELHQLKQQVQQLQVLLLQAHGGTLPVTINMAPSENLQSLMERNQSLMEENQKLSQGLSEAAGQTAQMLERIILTEQENEKMNAKLEQLHQHAVCKLDLQKLVENVEDEELKENVEVIRNLQQVLAQLQSENAARAEAAAEVANSGQDATAEAEMGHNTKRSSDNFTTQHALRQAQMSKELLELDKVLALKEALAKKMTQNDSQLEPIQSQYQTNIKDLEFEVSSLQKEKEELILALHMAKKDVNQAKLSERRRKRLQELEGQINELKKKLSEQAKLLKLKESTERTVSKLNQEIREMKNQRVQLMRQMKEDAEKFRQWKQQKDKEVIQLKELDRKRQYELLKLERDFQKQANVLRRKTEEAAAANKRLKDALQKQQEAADKRKESQNRGMEGVAARVKSWLANEVEVLVSTEEARRHLADLLEDRKILAQEILQLKTKKEAGENPPLKLRRRTYSIADLQASEADLSVAKQIESLETEMGLRSAQIADLQQKLLDADNGDRSKQRWDNIATILEAKCALKYLLGELVSSKVQESKLESSFQQCKASCSDIQKKLAEEQNHIAEMETEFQNQLLLQEQHHQEKVLYLLSQFQQKEAAEKKLEDSLNEREEQLQERLRFQEEELEKMRELCEKNQELLHENDTLKQKLLLVQVASGQKLHHVRQMPSESPDSSFDYIPPKPKTRRQTTAKPRTLIPEMDVEELFSESGESGAEMDDAEWIPVKAVKGTKKSTMGCSCKGRCGNRQCGCRKQKVGCTDGCSCDSAKCRNRDSGFPDAAQSEDQGRDSEGSFKLQDLAEVTVGETFFQPVCPIPTSKVLKDITDQDTFLKKPSTAASLLMRDEESQENQIPLVKRKKRMLSNNTSFFSGCTPIKEDFN
- the KIF4A gene encoding chromosome-associated kinesin KIF4A isoform X1; translated protein: MLAVAAPPSQRAAAGTGRPRCLKMVKEDAKVIPVRVALRCRPLVPKETSEGCQSCLSFVPGEPQVVVGNDKSFTYDYVFDPSVEQEEVFNTAVSPLIRGIFKGYNATVLAYGQTGSGKTYSMGGTYTASQEDEPSVGVIPRVIKLLFKEKEQRQDWEFVLKVSYLEIYNEDILDLLCPSRERPSQISIREDPKEGIKIVGLTEKNVTCAQEMVFCLEQGNNSRTVASTAMNSQSSRSHAIFTICIDQKKKSDKNSSFHSKLHLVDLAGSERQKKTKAEGDRLKEGININRGLLCLGNVISALGDENKKGGFVPYRDSKLTRLLQDSLGGNSHTLMIACVSPADSNLEETLNTLRYADRARKIKNKPIVNLDPQAAELHQLKQQVQQLQVLLLQAHGGTLPVTINSMAPSENLQSLMERNQSLMEENQKLSQGLSEAAGQTAQMLERIILTEQENEKMNAKLEQLHQHAVCKLDLQKLVENVEDEELKENVEVIRNLQQVLAQLQSENAARAEAAAEVANSGQDATAEAEMGHNTKRSSDNFTTQHALRQAQMSKELLELDKVLALKEALAKKMTQNDSQLEPIQSQYQTNIKDLEFEVSSLQKEKEELILALHMAKKDVNQAKLSERRRKRLQELEGQINELKKKLSEQAKLLKLKESTERTVSKLNQEIREMKNQRVQLMRQMKEDAEKFRQWKQQKDKEVIQLKELDRKRQYELLKLERDFQKQANVLRRKTEEAAAANKRLKDALQKQQEAADKRKESQNRGMEGVAARVKSWLANEVEVLVSTEEARRHLADLLEDRKILAQEILQLKTKKEAGENPPLKLRRRTYSIADLQASEADLSVAKQIESLETEMGLRSAQIADLQQKLLDADNGDRSKQRWDNIATILEAKCALKYLLGELVSSKVQESKLESSFQQCKASCSDIQKKLAEEQNHIAEMETEFQNQLLLQEQHHQEKVLYLLSQFQQKEAAEKKLEDSLNEREEQLQERLRFQEEELEKMRELCEKNQELLHENDTLKQKLLLVQVASGQKLHHVRQMPSESPDSSFDYIPPKPKTRRQTTAKPRTLIPEMDVEELFSESGESGAEMDDAEWIPVKAVKGTKKSTMGCSCKGRCGNRQCGCRKQKVGCTDGCSCDSAKCRNRDSGFPDAAQSEDQGRDSEGSFKLQDLAEVTVGETFFQPVCPIPTSKVLKDITDQDTFLKKPSTAASLLMRDEESQENQIPLVKRKKRMLSNNTSFFSGCTPIKEDFN